From the Oleiphilus messinensis genome, one window contains:
- the queA gene encoding tRNA preQ1(34) S-adenosylmethionine ribosyltransferase-isomerase QueA: MNVSDFDYELPDELIARFPSPERASSRLLCLDKHNGEVVHRQFKDVLALIEPGDLLVFNDTRVIPARLFGRKATGGRIEVLVERLLGDGTALAHIRSSKSPKPGSLLYVDEFENQQEGLSAAPELEMTGRQGELFEIRGLAGKNILDILNQKGHMPLPPYIDRADVESDRERYQTVYSKREGAVAAPTAGLHFDDELLRTLQEKGAEMAYVTLHVGAGTFQPVRVDNIEDHIMHSEWLEVGAEVCAKVNATRARGGRVIAVGTTSVRSLETASAAGAIAPYAGETDIFIYPGYEFKTVDALITNFHLPESTLIMLISALAGRENVLAAYQEAIEHRYRFFSYGDAMFIG, encoded by the coding sequence ATGAACGTTTCTGACTTTGATTATGAACTCCCCGATGAATTGATAGCTCGTTTCCCGTCACCGGAGCGGGCATCGAGCAGATTGCTTTGTCTTGATAAGCACAACGGTGAGGTAGTACATCGCCAATTCAAAGATGTTTTGGCCTTGATCGAACCCGGAGATCTTCTTGTTTTTAATGATACCCGTGTAATTCCGGCCCGTTTGTTCGGTCGTAAAGCAACCGGGGGCAGAATAGAAGTACTGGTAGAGCGGTTGCTGGGGGATGGTACGGCGCTCGCGCATATTCGTTCCAGTAAATCACCAAAGCCGGGCAGTTTGCTTTATGTTGACGAATTTGAGAATCAGCAGGAAGGTTTGAGCGCTGCGCCAGAGCTGGAGATGACGGGGCGGCAAGGAGAGCTGTTTGAAATACGTGGCTTAGCCGGGAAAAATATACTGGATATTCTCAATCAGAAAGGTCATATGCCTTTGCCGCCTTATATAGACCGTGCAGATGTGGAGTCAGACCGCGAACGTTATCAAACTGTCTATAGCAAGCGCGAAGGCGCCGTCGCCGCTCCGACAGCCGGACTGCATTTTGATGATGAGCTGCTGCGCACTTTGCAGGAAAAGGGCGCGGAAATGGCCTATGTTACTTTGCATGTTGGAGCTGGAACGTTTCAGCCAGTCCGCGTCGATAATATCGAAGATCATATTATGCATTCAGAATGGCTCGAAGTCGGGGCTGAAGTTTGTGCCAAGGTCAATGCGACTCGGGCACGAGGCGGGCGCGTAATCGCTGTAGGTACGACCAGCGTACGGTCACTGGAAACGGCCAGCGCAGCGGGCGCGATTGCGCCCTATGCCGGCGAGACAGATATATTTATTTATCCCGGTTATGAGTTTAAGACGGTTGATGCACTGATAACCAATTTCCACCTTCCGGAATCGACATTGATCATGTTGATCAGTGCGCTGGCAGGGCGAGAGAATGTTTTGGCGGCTTATCAGGAAGCCATCGAGCACCGGTACCGTTTTTTCAGTTACGGGGATGCCATGTTCATTGGCTAA
- the tgt gene encoding tRNA guanosine(34) transglycosylase Tgt yields MQFQVSGTDGQARRGQLTFERGTIETPAFMPVGTYGTVKGMLPRDILEIGAEIILGNTFHLMLRPGTEIIRAHGDLHDFMQWDKPILTDSGGFQVFSLGELRKISEQGVKFKSPIDGSPVELTPEKSMEVQAALGSDIVMIFDECTPYPATREEAKSSMELSLRWAKRSKEAHGESKSALFGIIQGGMFEDLRDISLEGLAEIGFDGYAIGGLSVGEPKGEMLKVLDSVTGKMPADHPRYLMGVGKPEDIVEAVRRGVDMFDCVMPTRNARNGHLFTSTGVIKIRNSVHKSDPAPLDAECDCYTCQQFSRSYLHHLDKCGEILGSQLNTIHNLRFYQNLMSGLRQAIEQGKLSDFVDDFYAKQGKQSPPLT; encoded by the coding sequence ATGCAATTTCAAGTATCCGGAACGGATGGTCAGGCCCGGCGGGGGCAATTGACCTTCGAGAGGGGAACAATTGAAACCCCGGCATTTATGCCGGTGGGTACGTACGGCACAGTTAAGGGTATGTTGCCTAGAGATATTCTTGAAATAGGCGCAGAAATCATCCTGGGTAATACATTTCATTTAATGTTGCGCCCAGGCACGGAAATTATTCGAGCTCATGGTGATCTGCATGATTTTATGCAGTGGGATAAACCCATTCTGACTGACTCTGGCGGTTTTCAGGTGTTCAGTCTCGGTGAGTTGAGAAAAATCAGCGAGCAGGGTGTTAAATTCAAGTCGCCGATCGACGGTTCGCCTGTTGAGTTAACGCCGGAAAAATCCATGGAAGTCCAGGCTGCATTGGGCTCGGATATCGTCATGATATTTGATGAGTGTACTCCGTATCCGGCAACACGAGAGGAAGCAAAATCATCGATGGAGTTGTCTTTGCGCTGGGCAAAACGGAGTAAAGAAGCGCATGGTGAGAGCAAGAGTGCGCTTTTCGGCATCATTCAGGGTGGTATGTTTGAGGATCTCAGGGATATATCGCTCGAAGGTCTCGCAGAAATCGGTTTTGATGGGTACGCAATTGGTGGTCTGTCAGTGGGCGAGCCTAAAGGGGAAATGCTTAAAGTCCTCGACTCGGTGACGGGGAAAATGCCAGCCGATCATCCACGTTACCTGATGGGGGTCGGGAAGCCTGAAGATATTGTCGAGGCTGTGCGTCGTGGTGTTGATATGTTTGACTGTGTGATGCCGACACGAAATGCGCGCAATGGGCATCTGTTTACCTCGACCGGGGTGATCAAAATCCGCAATTCAGTGCACAAGTCTGATCCTGCTCCGTTGGATGCCGAATGTGATTGCTATACCTGCCAACAGTTCTCACGATCCTATCTGCATCATTTGGATAAGTGTGGCGAAATTCTCGGATCCCAGTTGAATACCATTCATAATTTGCGCTTTTACCAGAATCTGATGTCTGGTTTGCGTCAGGCTATTGAACAAGGTAAATTGTCCGACTTTGTCGACGACTTTTACGCAAAGCAGGGTAAGCAATCACCACCTTTAACCTGA
- the yajC gene encoding preprotein translocase subunit YajC has translation MKNLLAPVLTVLIGLLPAAAWAEPAPGAGQSGLVQLLFFGGFILIFYFLMWRPQSKRAKEHKELIGGLSKGDEVITNGGIAGRIVRVKDDFIVIEVSDNVEIKVQKVAVAAALPKGTLKEV, from the coding sequence ATGAAAAATCTGTTAGCCCCGGTTTTAACCGTTTTGATTGGGTTGCTGCCTGCCGCAGCATGGGCGGAGCCCGCACCGGGAGCAGGGCAAAGTGGTCTTGTGCAGTTATTGTTCTTCGGTGGTTTTATTCTGATCTTTTACTTCCTGATGTGGCGCCCTCAGTCCAAGCGTGCTAAAGAGCACAAAGAGCTTATTGGTGGCTTGTCAAAAGGTGATGAAGTCATTACCAATGGCGGAATCGCCGGACGGATTGTGCGTGTTAAAGACGACTTTATTGTTATAGAGGTGTCCGACAACGTAGAAATCAAGGTGCAAAAAGTAGCTGTGGCTGCCGCTTTGCCGAAAGGAACCCTTAAGGAAGTGTAA
- the secD gene encoding protein translocase subunit SecD: MLNKYPLWKNLLILVVMAIGAIYAMPNLYPDDYAVQITGTKTSIEVSTAQLEKAESALKKAGLSYRDAEFVNGQAMLRFDSGETQLAAKDAIQQALGSDYLVALNLAQTTPDWLRDIGAGPMKLGLDLRGGVHFLLEVDMEQAVNQRLEIAAAEIKRNLREERIRYRGIEIEKDRTLMVRFSSDEERAKGFSFVRRGYPEYEVREIESDGALYLRLRMTDAKVKEIADYAVKQNLTTLRNRVNELGVAEPLVQKQGQNRIVVELPGIQDTARAKRIIGKTANLQFRLEAKHDADFASSEEFSFRSEPSRTARIEREIIVTGESVANANQNFDENGQPQVNITLDSTGGKIMSDVTYSAIKRRMAVIFIEHKLDDLSGSREEGVAPKRSVERHIISLATIQSQLGSSFRITGLDSIQEASELALLLRAGALAAPIYFVEERTVGPSLGEQNIKAGVESVLIGFGLVLLFMIGYYKAFGIIANIALTFNLVLLLAFMSIMGATLTLPGIAGIVLTVGMAVDANVLIFERIKEELRNGLPVQSAIHAGFSRAFVAIFDANITTLIVAVILFAVGTGPVKGFAVTLSIGIMTSMFTAIMFTRFLINLVYGRRQLNKLLI, encoded by the coding sequence ATGCTGAATAAATACCCTCTCTGGAAAAATCTGTTGATCCTGGTTGTTATGGCAATCGGGGCAATTTATGCAATGCCGAATTTGTACCCTGATGATTATGCTGTACAGATTACCGGCACAAAAACTTCCATCGAAGTAAGCACCGCCCAGCTTGAAAAAGCGGAAAGCGCACTGAAGAAGGCTGGTTTGAGTTATCGTGACGCCGAGTTTGTGAATGGTCAGGCCATGCTGCGCTTCGATTCTGGCGAAACGCAGTTGGCCGCCAAAGATGCAATTCAGCAAGCGCTCGGCAGTGATTACCTGGTTGCGTTGAATCTCGCGCAAACCACGCCTGACTGGTTGCGGGATATTGGCGCCGGGCCGATGAAGTTGGGCCTGGATCTCCGTGGTGGTGTGCACTTCCTGTTGGAAGTTGATATGGAGCAGGCGGTTAATCAGCGTCTGGAGATCGCCGCAGCCGAGATCAAGCGAAATCTGCGAGAAGAGCGCATTCGGTACCGTGGTATCGAGATAGAAAAAGATCGAACCCTGATGGTCCGGTTTTCCAGTGATGAAGAGCGTGCTAAGGGTTTTTCATTTGTGCGTCGGGGTTATCCTGAATACGAAGTTCGTGAGATTGAAAGCGATGGTGCATTGTATCTCCGCTTGAGAATGACGGATGCCAAGGTAAAAGAAATCGCCGACTATGCGGTTAAACAGAACCTGACGACGTTGCGTAACCGTGTCAATGAGTTGGGGGTCGCTGAACCGTTAGTGCAGAAACAGGGTCAGAATCGTATCGTTGTTGAATTACCCGGAATTCAGGATACGGCGAGGGCCAAGCGCATCATTGGTAAAACTGCGAATCTCCAGTTCCGGCTGGAAGCCAAGCATGATGCCGATTTTGCCAGCTCCGAGGAGTTTTCATTTCGCTCTGAGCCGTCGCGTACGGCGCGTATTGAGCGTGAAATCATTGTTACCGGTGAAAGTGTAGCCAACGCCAATCAGAACTTTGACGAAAACGGTCAGCCGCAAGTTAATATTACCCTCGACAGTACCGGGGGTAAGATTATGTCCGATGTGACCTATAGCGCGATAAAGCGCAGAATGGCGGTTATTTTTATTGAGCACAAACTTGATGATCTCAGTGGCTCTCGGGAAGAAGGGGTTGCACCCAAGCGATCTGTAGAGCGGCACATTATCAGCTTGGCGACGATTCAGTCTCAATTGGGCAGCAGCTTCCGGATTACCGGGCTGGACTCGATTCAAGAGGCGTCCGAGCTGGCACTGCTGTTACGGGCGGGGGCGCTTGCTGCTCCGATCTATTTCGTTGAAGAGCGGACTGTGGGGCCGAGTCTTGGTGAGCAAAACATTAAAGCTGGTGTAGAGTCGGTCTTGATTGGTTTTGGGCTGGTGCTTTTGTTTATGATTGGTTACTACAAAGCATTTGGTATTATCGCTAATATCGCACTGACCTTTAACCTCGTTTTACTGCTGGCGTTTATGTCCATAATGGGGGCAACGCTCACCTTGCCTGGTATAGCCGGTATCGTGTTGACTGTCGGGATGGCGGTGGATGCAAATGTGTTGATTTTTGAGCGGATAAAAGAAGAGCTTAGAAATGGCCTGCCGGTACAATCCGCAATTCATGCTGGCTTCAGTCGTGCATTCGTTGCGATTTTCGATGCGAATATTACGACGCTCATTGTTGCAGTCATATTGTTTGCGGTTGGCACGGGGCCAGTCAAAGGGTTCGCAGTGACGTTGTCGATCGGTATTATGACGTCGATGTTCACGGCTATCATGTTTACCCGATTCCTGATCAATCTGGTGTATGGCAGAAGACAGCTCAACAAGCTGCTTATCTGA
- the secF gene encoding protein translocase subunit SecF, with the protein MGKRKFALLFSAILLVASIASLAVKGLVLGLDFTGGTLVEVEYQQAPVIADVRNQLLDAGYEKLVVQNFGSDTSILVRLSQDFNDKVGQEVVAVLNASEDEVKLKRAEYVGAQVGEELREQGGLGMLFALGVVMLYVAFRFQFKFSVGAVAALVHDVIITLGLFSILGWDFDLTVLAAVLAVIGYSLNDTIVVSDRIRENFRRVRKGTPVEIINTSLNETLSRTLMTSITTLLVLFALYFLGGEMINGFSKALIIGVVVGTYSSIYVAANVLLLMGISKDDLLVPVKEGVEEEEVEGADFRP; encoded by the coding sequence ATGGGCAAACGTAAGTTTGCTCTCCTGTTTTCTGCGATCTTGTTGGTGGCATCGATCGCATCCCTGGCAGTAAAGGGTTTGGTACTCGGATTGGATTTTACTGGAGGGACGCTGGTTGAAGTTGAATACCAGCAGGCTCCGGTAATTGCGGATGTCCGGAACCAATTGCTGGATGCAGGGTACGAAAAACTCGTGGTGCAGAATTTTGGTTCTGATACCAGTATTTTGGTGCGCTTGTCTCAGGATTTCAATGACAAGGTTGGTCAGGAAGTAGTGGCTGTTCTCAACGCCTCGGAGGATGAGGTAAAACTGAAGCGAGCCGAGTATGTTGGTGCGCAAGTGGGAGAAGAGTTGCGAGAGCAGGGTGGTCTCGGTATGCTCTTCGCGCTTGGTGTGGTTATGCTCTATGTTGCATTCCGGTTTCAGTTTAAATTCTCTGTCGGAGCTGTAGCGGCCCTTGTGCACGATGTGATCATCACCCTCGGACTATTCTCCATTTTGGGGTGGGATTTTGATCTGACGGTGCTGGCAGCCGTGCTTGCGGTTATCGGTTACTCATTGAATGATACGATTGTTGTTTCGGATCGAATTCGAGAAAACTTCCGTCGTGTCCGAAAAGGAACTCCGGTTGAAATCATCAATACTTCACTAAACGAGACGCTGTCTCGTACTTTAATGACCTCTATCACGACATTGCTTGTGCTGTTTGCCCTTTACTTCCTGGGTGGGGAGATGATTAATGGCTTCTCAAAAGCGCTGATTATCGGCGTGGTTGTGGGAACCTATTCTTCGATCTACGTTGCGGCGAATGTGCTTCTGCTTATGGGGATCAGTAAAGATGATTTGCTGGTGCCGGTTAAAGAAGGTGTAGAAGAGGAAGAAGTTGAGGGGGCTGATTTCAGGCCTTAA
- a CDS encoding inositol monophosphatase family protein, producing MLPILNIAARTLRQASEFLQQVIERQEFVQEEPEMLAKKLLQIEKDIHRLFIQNIKKSFPEHYIAALGETDFSESDKETVWSLTPIHSGLNFAKGLPYTAISATCFVKGKAEHAIIINPTTGDEYAASKGRGASLNGKRIRVSSTKTVDQCLIATDALFNPNMVSSPHVRFDLYNSLSNNNFPLQQSNCPILDIANVAAGRIDAAVQLQPDVLDLQAAILICQEAGGLLGDLSGGGISSNSGQLVCANPKLFKSLLQKLYAFRDKV from the coding sequence ATGTTACCCATATTAAATATAGCCGCACGAACACTTCGCCAGGCCAGCGAATTTTTGCAACAGGTTATTGAGCGACAGGAGTTCGTTCAGGAAGAGCCCGAAATGCTGGCGAAGAAGCTACTCCAGATCGAGAAGGACATCCATCGCCTGTTCATCCAGAACATTAAAAAGTCTTTCCCGGAACATTACATTGCGGCCCTGGGTGAAACTGACTTCAGCGAAAGTGACAAAGAAACCGTCTGGTCGCTTACCCCGATCCATAGCGGACTAAATTTTGCCAAAGGATTGCCCTACACTGCAATTTCTGCAACTTGCTTTGTCAAAGGGAAAGCAGAGCACGCAATCATTATTAACCCGACAACCGGGGATGAGTATGCGGCGAGCAAAGGCAGGGGCGCGAGCCTGAATGGCAAGCGAATTCGGGTAAGCTCAACAAAGACCGTTGACCAGTGTCTGATTGCAACCGACGCACTCTTCAACCCAAATATGGTTAGCTCTCCCCATGTACGCTTCGACCTGTACAACAGCTTGAGCAACAACAACTTCCCGCTACAACAGTCGAATTGCCCCATACTGGACATCGCCAACGTTGCCGCGGGACGAATTGATGCGGCCGTACAACTGCAACCAGATGTATTGGATCTCCAGGCTGCAATTTTAATCTGCCAGGAAGCAGGAGGACTGCTCGGCGATTTATCTGGCGGCGGAATCAGCTCCAATTCAGGCCAACTGGTTTGCGCTAACCCGAAATTATTCAAGTCTCTGCTACAGAAGCTATACGCATTCCGCGACAAGGTCTGA
- a CDS encoding RNA methyltransferase encodes MQERIRVVLMETSHPGNIGAVARAMKNMDVSELVLVRPDSFPDPVADARSSGALDILASARVVEKFEDAVADCSLIVGTSARGRSFPWPVLNPRDCALKVLDSAAADNNVALVFGREDRGLSNEELQRCHYHVHIPANPDYSSLNLAMAVQVILYEIRMNSLLRLENSDASAYISPVTGPDNSAWDDAPATFDEVEGYFQHLEKTLVAIGFHDPEKPRQLMARLRRIYQRCHLDKTEVNILRGILKATNRMISNQRNQH; translated from the coding sequence ATGCAAGAAAGAATTCGAGTGGTATTAATGGAAACGTCTCATCCAGGTAATATTGGTGCGGTAGCACGGGCGATGAAGAATATGGATGTTTCCGAACTGGTTCTGGTAAGACCTGATTCGTTCCCGGATCCAGTCGCGGATGCGAGATCCTCTGGTGCGTTGGATATTCTCGCCAGTGCTCGCGTGGTGGAGAAATTTGAGGATGCCGTAGCTGATTGTTCTCTGATTGTCGGTACCAGTGCGAGGGGGCGGAGTTTTCCATGGCCCGTTCTGAACCCGCGTGACTGCGCGCTCAAGGTTCTTGATTCTGCTGCGGCGGATAATAATGTTGCGCTGGTTTTTGGCCGAGAAGATCGAGGATTGAGTAATGAAGAGCTTCAGCGTTGTCATTATCACGTGCATATCCCTGCGAATCCTGACTATTCCTCGCTAAATTTGGCTATGGCAGTGCAAGTGATCTTGTATGAGATACGAATGAATTCCCTTTTGCGGCTTGAAAATTCAGATGCAAGTGCATATATCTCACCGGTGACCGGGCCGGATAATAGTGCATGGGATGACGCACCCGCCACATTCGATGAGGTTGAGGGCTATTTTCAGCATTTGGAGAAAACGTTGGTCGCGATTGGTTTCCATGATCCTGAAAAGCCCAGGCAATTAATGGCCAGGTTGCGCCGGATTTATCAGCGCTGTCATCTGGATAAAACAGAAGTGAATATTTTACGCGGTATATTGAAAGCCACGAATCGAATGATTTCAAACCAGAGAAACCAGCATTAG
- the cysE gene encoding serine O-acetyltransferase, producing MFGGIKEDVASVFDRDPAARNTFEVLTNYPGLHALLFHRLAHRLWNANLKWLARFISTFSRWLTGIEIHPGAQIGRRFFIDHGMGVVIGETTIIGDDVTLYQGVTLGGTSWNKGKRHPTLGNHVVVGAGAKILGPFTVGDRAKVGSNAVVTKEVPPNATVVGIPGRIILKKADSGDEEKRKVMEEKIGFDAYGLSEEMPDPVARSLRAMLDHMHAVDGRLQMMCQAIQKMDKTYRFGEVPPLKDEDFDGVQELCGEVELHSSPGDAPTERQDSVKAST from the coding sequence ATGTTTGGGGGTATTAAAGAAGATGTGGCGAGTGTATTCGACCGGGACCCTGCTGCACGCAATACGTTTGAGGTGCTGACAAATTATCCCGGGCTTCATGCACTGCTGTTTCATCGCTTGGCCCATCGCTTGTGGAATGCAAACCTAAAATGGCTGGCGCGGTTCATCTCGACCTTTAGCCGTTGGTTGACCGGAATTGAAATACACCCCGGAGCGCAAATTGGTCGACGCTTTTTTATTGATCACGGTATGGGGGTTGTCATTGGGGAAACAACCATAATCGGTGATGATGTTACTTTGTATCAAGGGGTGACATTGGGTGGTACAAGCTGGAATAAAGGGAAGCGCCATCCGACGCTCGGAAACCACGTTGTGGTTGGCGCAGGTGCAAAAATTTTGGGGCCATTCACAGTGGGTGACCGCGCCAAGGTCGGGTCGAATGCCGTGGTGACAAAAGAAGTGCCGCCGAACGCAACGGTTGTGGGTATTCCTGGTCGTATTATTTTGAAGAAAGCCGATTCGGGTGATGAGGAAAAGCGCAAAGTCATGGAGGAAAAGATCGGGTTTGATGCATACGGGCTGAGCGAGGAAATGCCTGATCCCGTGGCGCGTTCACTCAGAGCCATGCTTGACCATATGCACGCGGTTGATGGGCGATTACAGATGATGTGCCAAGCGATTCAAAAAATGGATAAAACTTATCGCTTCGGTGAAGTGCCGCCATTGAAAGACGAGGATTTTGATGGTGTTCAGGAGTTGTGTGGTGAGGTCGAGCTGCATTCCTCTCCAGGGGATGCTCCGACTGAGCGCCAGGACTCTGTAAAGGCGTCAACATAA
- the iscR gene encoding Fe-S cluster assembly transcriptional regulator IscR: MRLTTKGRYAVTAMLDLALHSDQGPVSLSDISARQGISLSYLEQLFAKLRNHSLVKSVRGPGGGYLLGCDQKEIYIAQVVDAVNESMDTTRCQQKGNCQNGEKCLTHHLWADLSQQIHGFLSSISLYDLMAKREVQVIAARQNRLVEDQRHQATLEHPIRPPEKRAGQDDASDCDRIAVSES; encoded by the coding sequence ATGAGATTGACCACCAAAGGGCGCTACGCCGTGACTGCAATGCTGGATCTGGCGTTGCATTCAGATCAGGGCCCGGTCAGTCTTTCGGATATTTCCGCACGGCAAGGGATTTCACTGTCCTATCTTGAGCAATTGTTTGCAAAACTGCGAAATCACAGCTTGGTTAAGAGTGTGCGAGGTCCTGGTGGCGGGTATTTGCTAGGCTGTGATCAAAAAGAAATCTATATTGCCCAGGTTGTCGACGCGGTTAATGAGTCGATGGACACCACGCGCTGTCAGCAGAAAGGCAATTGCCAAAATGGCGAAAAATGTTTGACCCACCACTTGTGGGCAGATCTGAGTCAGCAGATTCATGGTTTTCTAAGTTCAATCAGTCTTTATGATTTGATGGCCAAGCGAGAGGTTCAAGTAATCGCCGCGCGTCAGAACCGGTTGGTTGAAGATCAGCGTCATCAGGCGACACTCGAACACCCCATTCGTCCACCCGAAAAGCGAGCGGGTCAAGACGATGCTTCAGATTGTGATAGAATTGCCGTATCTGAATCCTAG
- a CDS encoding IscS subfamily cysteine desulfurase, giving the protein MNSPIYLDYAATTPVDPAVSEVMMRYLGIEGVFGNPASRSHRFGWQAEQAVELARKQVASLVHCDPREVVWTSGATESNNLAIKGVCEFYRDQAGSYDKKRHLVTSLIEHKAVLDTCKYLESQGYEVTYLKPDEKGIITLEQVEEAVRSDTLLVSLMHVNNEIGVINPIHAIGDFLRKKGVWFHVDAAQSLGKVHIDLTEAKIDLMSFSAHKVYGPKGVGALYVNRHSGIGVACQMHGGGHERGFRSGTLATHQLAGFGMACAVAKDVMVEEEKRLRYFRELFRAQLTSVAGLHFHGDWDLRVAGNVNLGVEGVDGEVLLMSLQELAVSSGSACTSASVEPSYVLKAIGASDAIALSSIRITFGRFTEESEVVKAAQIMEQVITRLRS; this is encoded by the coding sequence ATGAACTCGCCTATTTATCTTGATTATGCTGCCACCACGCCAGTGGACCCTGCTGTATCCGAAGTCATGATGCGCTACCTTGGCATTGAGGGCGTGTTCGGTAATCCCGCGTCCAGATCACACCGCTTTGGCTGGCAGGCTGAACAAGCTGTTGAGTTGGCACGCAAGCAAGTTGCTTCGTTGGTTCACTGTGATCCAAGAGAGGTGGTCTGGACTTCCGGTGCCACTGAGTCAAATAATCTGGCAATCAAAGGTGTTTGCGAGTTCTATCGTGACCAGGCTGGATCTTATGATAAAAAGCGGCATTTAGTAACATCGTTAATTGAGCATAAAGCTGTCCTGGATACGTGTAAATATCTGGAATCCCAAGGTTATGAGGTGACTTACCTCAAGCCGGATGAGAAAGGCATCATTACATTGGAGCAAGTCGAAGAGGCTGTGCGTTCAGATACGCTGCTTGTCTCCCTCATGCATGTTAACAATGAAATCGGTGTAATCAATCCGATCCACGCTATAGGTGACTTTCTTCGTAAAAAAGGGGTCTGGTTTCACGTTGATGCGGCCCAGAGTCTCGGCAAAGTTCATATTGACCTGACTGAGGCCAAGATTGACTTGATGTCGTTCTCTGCGCATAAGGTTTATGGCCCAAAAGGCGTGGGAGCGTTGTATGTTAACCGCCATTCCGGAATTGGTGTGGCGTGCCAAATGCATGGCGGGGGTCATGAGCGCGGCTTTCGTTCTGGAACCTTGGCAACTCATCAGTTGGCGGGGTTCGGAATGGCGTGCGCAGTAGCAAAGGACGTGATGGTTGAAGAAGAAAAGCGGCTGCGGTACTTTCGGGAATTATTTCGAGCGCAGTTGACTTCTGTTGCTGGTCTCCACTTTCATGGTGATTGGGATTTGCGAGTCGCTGGAAATGTAAATTTGGGTGTAGAAGGGGTGGATGGTGAAGTGCTGTTGATGTCTTTACAGGAGTTGGCTGTCTCCTCTGGTTCGGCGTGCACTTCTGCCAGTGTGGAGCCGTCTTATGTGCTCAAGGCAATTGGTGCTTCCGATGCGATTGCCTTAAGTTCGATTCGGATCACCTTTGGTCGGTTCACAGAAGAGTCGGAGGTGGTTAAAGCTGCTCAAATAATGGAGCAGGTGATAACGCGGTTAAGGTCTTAG
- the ndk gene encoding nucleoside-diphosphate kinase, translated as MAIERTLSIVKPDAVAKNVIGEIYSRFEKAGLSIVAAKMVHLTQEQAEGFYAEHKERPFFADLVAFMTSGPVMIQALEGENAIAANRDLMGATNPKEAAAGTIRADFAESIDANAVHGSDSPASAEREVAYFFADNEICPRG; from the coding sequence ATGGCTATTGAGCGCACCCTGTCTATCGTAAAACCTGATGCAGTTGCAAAAAATGTAATCGGCGAGATCTACAGCCGATTCGAGAAGGCAGGTTTGAGCATTGTTGCAGCTAAAATGGTTCACTTGACTCAAGAGCAAGCTGAAGGCTTTTATGCTGAGCACAAAGAGCGTCCTTTCTTCGCTGATCTGGTAGCCTTTATGACTTCTGGCCCGGTAATGATTCAGGCTCTGGAAGGCGAGAATGCAATTGCGGCTAATCGTGATCTCATGGGCGCAACCAATCCTAAAGAAGCGGCAGCTGGGACTATCCGTGCTGATTTTGCAGAATCTATCGATGCTAATGCGGTTCACGGTTCCGATTCTCCGGCATCTGCAGAGCGAGAAGTTGCATATTTCTTTGCAGACAACGAGATTTGCCCACGAGGCTAA